In one Rhodococcus sp. B50 genomic region, the following are encoded:
- a CDS encoding MBL fold metallo-hydrolase, which yields MRQVLPDLWETQEDNPFPGLRTHAYLWTGKNNVLFYSVASEADFDELDRLGGITDQYLSHQDEAGPMLGRIAERFGSRLHAAAVETDVIGRHARIDVPLTEGHVDDNGVEIVPTPGHTVGSICYLVPGADGTRYLFTGDTLYRGASGKWRAGYIEGMSDARALTDSLRLLAATEPDVVISSAFAGESGAHRIDPREWPAHIDQALVGLSATVQG from the coding sequence ATGCGGCAAGTACTGCCCGATCTGTGGGAGACGCAGGAGGACAACCCGTTCCCAGGGCTGAGGACGCACGCCTATCTGTGGACCGGGAAGAACAATGTGCTCTTCTACTCGGTCGCGAGTGAGGCCGATTTCGACGAACTGGACCGCCTCGGGGGGATCACCGACCAGTACCTGTCCCATCAGGACGAGGCCGGCCCGATGCTCGGCAGGATCGCCGAGCGCTTCGGGTCGAGACTCCACGCGGCGGCGGTGGAGACCGACGTGATCGGCCGGCACGCCCGCATCGACGTCCCGTTGACGGAAGGTCACGTGGACGACAACGGGGTGGAGATCGTTCCGACGCCCGGGCACACGGTGGGCAGCATCTGCTATCTGGTGCCGGGCGCGGACGGAACCCGCTATCTGTTCACCGGCGACACGCTGTATCGCGGTGCTTCGGGGAAGTGGCGGGCCGGTTACATCGAGGGAATGAGCGATGCCCGTGCGCTCACCGACAGTCTGCGTCTGCTGGCGGCGACGGAGCCCGATGTGGTGATCTCGAGTGCGTTCGCGGGGGAGTCGGGCGCGCACCGGATCGACCCCCGGGAATGGCCCGCCCACATCGACCAGGCGCTGGTCGGGTTGTCGGCCACGGTGCAGGGCTGA
- a CDS encoding ATP-dependent Clp protease ATP-binding subunit codes for MFERFTDRARRVVVLAQEEARMLNHNYIGTEHILLGLIHEGEGVAAKSLESLGISLEGVRSQVEEIIGQGQQAPSGHIPFTPRAKKVLELSLREALQLGHNYIGTEHILLGLIREGEGVAAQVLVKLGADLNRVRQQVIQLLSGYQGKEPTESGTSRGETGTPSTSLVLDQFGRNLTQAALEGKLDPVIGRAKEIERVMQVLSRRTKNNPVLIGEPGVGKTAVVEGLAQAIVNGEVPETLKDKQLYTLDLGSLVAGSRYRGDFEERLKKVLKEINSRGDIILFIDELHTLVGAGAAEGAIDAASILKPKLARGELQTIGATTLDEYRKYIEKDAALERRFQPVQVGEPTVEHTIEILKGLRDRYEAHHRVSITDKALVASATLADRYINDRFLPDKAIDLIDEAGARMRIRRMTAPPDLREFDDKIADARREKESAIDAQDFEKAASLRDKEKQLVAQRAEREKQWRAGDLDVIAEVDEEQIAEVLANWTGIPVFKLTEEETTRLLRMEDELHKRIIGQEDAVKAVAKAIRRTRAGLKDPKRPSGSFIFAGPSGVGKTELSKALANFLFGEDDALIQIDMGEFHDRFTASRLFGAPPGYVGYEEGGQLTEKVRRKPFSVVLFDEIEKAHQEIYNTLLQVLEDGRLTDGQGRTVDFKNTVLIFTSNLGTADISKAVGLGFSAGTGEASNYERMKNKVHDELKKHFRPEFLNRIDDIIVFHQLTQEQIIQMVDLMVGRVETQLKNKDMGIELTEKAKSLLAKRGFDPVLGARPLRRTIQREIEDQLSEKILFGEIGAGQIVLVDVEGWDGEGAGENAKFTFTPSEKPAEVPDTPAVALAKSSEGESEAG; via the coding sequence ATGTTCGAAAGGTTCACCGATCGCGCGCGGCGCGTCGTTGTCCTGGCTCAAGAAGAGGCCAGGATGCTCAACCACAACTACATCGGCACGGAGCACATCCTCCTCGGCCTCATCCACGAGGGTGAGGGTGTGGCGGCGAAGTCGCTCGAGTCGTTGGGTATCTCCCTCGAAGGTGTTCGCAGCCAGGTCGAAGAGATCATCGGCCAGGGGCAGCAGGCGCCCTCGGGGCACATTCCCTTCACTCCTCGTGCCAAGAAGGTCCTCGAGCTGAGCCTGCGCGAAGCGCTCCAGCTCGGACACAACTACATCGGCACCGAACACATCCTGCTCGGTCTCATCCGTGAGGGTGAGGGCGTGGCGGCGCAGGTGCTCGTCAAGCTCGGCGCCGACCTCAACCGGGTGCGTCAGCAGGTCATCCAGCTGCTGTCCGGATACCAGGGCAAGGAGCCCACGGAATCCGGCACGAGCCGTGGCGAGACCGGCACTCCGTCCACGTCGCTCGTCCTGGACCAGTTCGGCCGCAACCTCACGCAGGCAGCTCTCGAGGGCAAGCTCGATCCGGTCATCGGCCGGGCGAAGGAAATCGAGCGCGTCATGCAGGTGCTGTCGCGTCGTACGAAGAACAACCCTGTGCTCATCGGCGAGCCGGGTGTCGGTAAGACCGCGGTCGTCGAGGGTCTCGCGCAGGCCATCGTCAACGGTGAGGTCCCCGAGACCCTCAAGGACAAGCAGCTCTACACGCTCGACCTGGGCTCGCTCGTCGCCGGCAGCCGTTACCGCGGTGATTTCGAGGAACGCCTGAAGAAGGTCCTCAAGGAGATCAACAGCCGGGGCGACATCATCCTGTTCATCGACGAGCTGCACACGCTGGTCGGTGCGGGTGCCGCCGAGGGTGCGATCGACGCCGCCTCGATCCTCAAGCCGAAGCTCGCCCGCGGTGAGCTGCAGACCATCGGTGCGACGACCCTCGACGAGTACCGCAAGTACATCGAGAAGGACGCCGCGCTCGAGCGCCGCTTCCAGCCGGTGCAGGTCGGGGAGCCGACGGTGGAGCACACCATCGAGATCCTCAAGGGCCTGCGCGACCGGTACGAGGCGCACCACCGCGTCTCGATCACCGACAAGGCGCTCGTCGCGTCGGCCACTCTCGCCGACCGCTACATCAACGACCGCTTCCTGCCCGACAAGGCGATCGACCTCATCGACGAGGCCGGTGCCCGCATGCGCATCCGCCGCATGACCGCGCCGCCGGACCTGCGCGAGTTCGACGACAAGATCGCCGATGCCCGTCGCGAGAAGGAATCGGCGATCGACGCGCAGGACTTCGAGAAGGCCGCGAGCCTGCGCGACAAGGAGAAGCAGCTCGTCGCGCAGCGTGCCGAGCGCGAGAAGCAATGGCGTGCGGGCGATCTCGACGTCATCGCCGAGGTCGACGAGGAGCAGATCGCCGAGGTCCTCGCCAACTGGACCGGTATCCCGGTGTTCAAGCTCACCGAGGAGGAGACCACGCGTCTGCTCCGCATGGAGGACGAGCTGCACAAGCGGATCATCGGCCAGGAGGACGCCGTCAAGGCCGTCGCCAAGGCGATCCGTCGTACGCGTGCCGGCCTGAAGGACCCGAAGCGTCCGTCCGGTTCGTTCATCTTCGCCGGCCCGTCCGGTGTGGGTAAGACGGAGCTGTCCAAGGCGCTCGCGAACTTCCTGTTCGGTGAGGACGACGCTCTCATCCAGATCGATATGGGCGAGTTCCACGACCGCTTCACCGCATCGCGTCTGTTCGGTGCTCCTCCCGGCTACGTCGGATACGAGGAGGGCGGCCAGCTCACCGAGAAGGTGCGCCGCAAGCCGTTCTCCGTGGTTCTGTTCGACGAGATCGAGAAGGCCCACCAGGAGATCTACAACACCCTTCTGCAGGTCCTCGAGGACGGTCGCCTCACCGACGGTCAGGGACGCACGGTCGACTTCAAGAACACCGTGCTGATCTTCACGTCGAACCTCGGCACCGCCGACATCTCGAAGGCCGTCGGGCTCGGTTTCTCCGCCGGCACGGGCGAGGCGTCGAACTACGAGCGGATGAAGAACAAGGTCCACGACGAGCTGAAGAAGCACTTCCGGCCCGAGTTCCTCAACCGTATCGACGACATCATCGTCTTCCACCAGCTCACGCAGGAGCAGATCATCCAGATGGTCGACCTCATGGTCGGACGTGTGGAGACGCAGTTGAAGAACAAGGACATGGGTATCGAGCTCACCGAGAAGGCGAAGTCGCTGCTCGCCAAGCGCGGTTTCGACCCGGTGCTCGGCGCACGTCCGCTGCGTCGCACGATCCAGCGTGAGATCGAGGATCAGCTCTCCGAGAAGATCCTGTTCGGTGAGATCGGCGCCGGCCAGATCGTCCTCGTCGACGTCGAGGGCTGGGACGGCGAGGGTGCGGGCGAGAACGCGAAGTTCACGTTCACGCCGAGCGAGAAGCCGGCCGAGGTCCCGGATACCCCGGCGGTCGCGCTGGCCAAGTCCAGCGAGGGCGAGTCCGAAGCCGGATAA
- a CDS encoding phospholipase D-like domain-containing protein: MAETVLEPGSTCWRIARAERLTCIVDAADYFRHAKSAMLGAKKRIMLIGWDFDTRIKFEPDGPTLEGPNKLGEFLEWLPERRPDLDIYLLKWNIGAFSALARGMTPVFVLDWLTDPRLHFEIDGAHPVGAAHHQKILVVDDSIAFCGGIDMTVDRWDTPDHPDRSKYRREPSGKRYGPWHDVTTAVDGGAAQALGDQARARWKAATGEELDPVPDPEPIWPDGLEPTLRGVDVGIARTLPAYGGKDGVHEIESLYLSVIEKARHTLYLESQYLASRRIADALAERLQEPDGPEIVVVIPRNAEGWLERKAMDGARRALLHMLWDADAHGRFAAYYPVTAGGEPIYVHAKVVVMDETLLRIGSSNLNNRSMGFDTECDLAIESAEPGDAVGRAAVELRNILVAEHLDVDPKLVAEATEEGGSLISTIERLRGPGRSLRPFEPGTVSDEDSVLAESALADPERASRSLGRRIERFFAR, from the coding sequence ATGGCCGAGACCGTGCTCGAACCGGGTTCCACCTGCTGGCGAATCGCGCGAGCGGAGAGGCTGACCTGCATCGTCGATGCAGCCGACTATTTCCGTCATGCCAAGTCGGCGATGCTCGGGGCGAAAAAGCGCATCATGCTGATCGGGTGGGATTTCGACACCCGAATCAAGTTCGAACCGGACGGTCCGACTCTCGAGGGACCGAACAAACTCGGTGAATTCCTCGAATGGCTCCCCGAACGGCGGCCCGATCTCGATATTTATCTACTCAAGTGGAACATCGGCGCGTTCAGCGCCCTGGCGCGGGGAATGACTCCGGTGTTCGTACTCGATTGGCTCACCGACCCGCGGCTGCACTTCGAAATAGACGGGGCACATCCTGTGGGTGCCGCCCATCATCAGAAAATTCTCGTGGTCGACGACAGTATCGCTTTCTGCGGCGGTATCGATATGACCGTCGACCGCTGGGATACGCCGGATCACCCGGACCGTAGCAAGTACCGGCGGGAGCCGAGCGGCAAACGCTACGGGCCCTGGCACGACGTGACCACTGCCGTCGACGGTGGGGCCGCGCAGGCCCTCGGCGACCAGGCCCGTGCCCGGTGGAAGGCGGCCACGGGCGAGGAACTCGATCCGGTGCCGGACCCGGAACCGATCTGGCCCGACGGCCTCGAGCCGACCTTGCGTGGCGTCGACGTGGGCATCGCCCGCACGCTGCCCGCCTACGGCGGAAAGGACGGCGTCCACGAGATCGAGTCGCTGTACCTGTCGGTGATCGAGAAGGCTCGGCACACCCTCTACCTCGAGAGTCAGTATCTGGCCTCGCGCAGGATCGCGGACGCGCTCGCAGAGCGACTGCAGGAACCGGACGGGCCCGAGATCGTGGTGGTGATCCCGCGCAACGCCGAGGGCTGGCTCGAACGCAAGGCGATGGACGGTGCCCGGCGTGCCCTGCTGCACATGCTGTGGGACGCCGACGCGCACGGCCGCTTCGCCGCCTACTATCCCGTCACGGCCGGCGGGGAGCCGATCTACGTGCACGCGAAGGTCGTCGTCATGGACGAGACGCTGCTGCGGATCGGGTCGTCGAACCTGAACAACCGTTCGATGGGATTCGACACCGAATGCGACCTGGCGATCGAGTCCGCCGAACCCGGGGACGCGGTCGGCCGCGCAGCCGTCGAGCTGCGCAACATCCTGGTGGCGGAACATCTGGATGTCGACCCGAAGCTGGTTGCCGAGGCCACGGAGGAGGGCGGATCGCTCATCTCCACCATCGAGCGGTTACGTGGGCCGGGACGTTCGCTGCGGCCGTTCGAACCGGGTACGGTATCGGACGAGGACAGTGTCCTCGCCGAAAGCGCTCTGGCCGATCCCGAACGTGCCTCGCGGAGCCTCGGACGCAGGATCGAGCGGTTCTTCGCCCGTTGA
- a CDS encoding histone-like nucleoid-structuring protein Lsr2, with protein sequence MAKKVTVTLIDDVDQESAADESVEFGLDGVTYEIDLSEDNAARLREQLEFWIEHARKVGGRKRSKAAVGAAPVARKGASGSAGREQTAAIREWARNNDLPVSARGRISAEIVEAYNKAH encoded by the coding sequence ATGGCGAAGAAAGTCACTGTCACCCTGATCGACGATGTGGATCAGGAATCGGCGGCGGACGAATCGGTGGAGTTCGGACTCGACGGAGTGACGTACGAGATCGACCTTTCCGAGGACAATGCGGCACGGTTGCGCGAGCAGTTGGAATTCTGGATCGAACACGCTCGTAAGGTCGGCGGCCGCAAGCGGAGCAAAGCTGCGGTCGGTGCTGCTCCGGTCGCACGCAAGGGCGCATCCGGAAGTGCGGGTCGCGAGCAGACGGCTGCGATCCGGGAATGGGCACGGAACAACGATCTGCCGGTTTCCGCGCGTGGCCGTATCTCGGCGGAGATCGTCGAGGCGTACAACAAGGCACACTGA
- the lysS gene encoding lysine--tRNA ligase, translating to MRVRREKRERLLAQGSEAYPVTIARTHTLAEIRAEYPDLEPDTATGTIVGVAGRVMFSRNTGKLCFATLQEGDGTQLQVMLSLAGVGEDALAGWKSEVDLGDIVFVHGEVISSRRGELSVMADSWTMASKALRPLPVAHKEMNEEARVRQRYVDLIVRPEARRNARMRVAVVRELRNALERRGFLEVETPMLQTLHGGAAARPFVTHSNALDIDLFLRIAPELFLKRCVVGGMEKVFEINRNFRNEGADSTHSPEFSMLETYEAYGTYDDSARMIREIIQEVAFAVFGSHVVTLADGTEYDLGGEWKTLEMYPSLSEAIGSDVTPDTTVEELTALAGRVGLEIPEGKGWGHGKLVEELWEHMCGDQLHEPTFVRDFPVETSPLTRDHRDVRGVTEKWDLYVRGFELATGYSELVDPVIQRERFLDQARLASEGDDEAMVLDEDFLAAMEQGMPPTTGTGMGIDRLLMALTGLGIRETILFPIVRPNTR from the coding sequence ATGCGGGTCCGCCGCGAGAAGCGCGAACGGCTCCTGGCACAGGGCTCGGAGGCCTATCCCGTCACGATCGCGCGCACCCATACGCTCGCGGAGATCCGTGCCGAGTATCCCGACCTCGAGCCCGACACCGCCACCGGCACCATCGTCGGTGTCGCCGGACGCGTGATGTTCTCGCGCAACACCGGCAAGCTGTGCTTCGCGACGCTCCAGGAGGGCGACGGCACCCAGCTGCAGGTCATGCTGAGCCTCGCCGGTGTCGGCGAGGACGCGCTCGCCGGCTGGAAGTCCGAGGTGGACCTCGGCGACATCGTGTTCGTGCACGGTGAGGTCATCAGCTCCCGACGCGGCGAGCTCAGTGTCATGGCCGACTCGTGGACCATGGCGTCGAAGGCGCTGCGTCCGCTGCCGGTCGCGCACAAGGAGATGAACGAAGAGGCACGGGTGCGTCAGCGCTACGTCGACCTCATCGTGCGTCCCGAGGCACGGCGAAACGCGCGCATGCGTGTCGCGGTGGTCCGCGAGCTGCGCAACGCGCTTGAGCGTCGCGGATTCCTCGAGGTCGAGACGCCCATGCTGCAGACCCTGCACGGCGGTGCCGCCGCGCGCCCCTTCGTAACGCACTCGAACGCGCTCGATATCGATCTGTTCCTGCGCATCGCCCCGGAATTGTTCCTCAAGCGGTGTGTGGTCGGCGGTATGGAGAAGGTCTTCGAGATCAACCGTAATTTCCGCAACGAAGGTGCCGACTCGACGCACTCGCCGGAATTCTCGATGCTCGAAACGTACGAGGCGTACGGCACCTACGACGATTCGGCGCGGATGATTCGCGAGATCATCCAGGAGGTCGCGTTCGCGGTCTTCGGCAGCCACGTCGTGACGCTGGCCGACGGCACCGAATACGACCTCGGGGGTGAATGGAAAACGCTCGAAATGTATCCCTCGTTGTCCGAGGCGATCGGTTCGGACGTGACCCCTGACACCACCGTCGAAGAATTGACCGCGCTCGCAGGTCGCGTCGGTCTCGAGATTCCCGAGGGCAAGGGCTGGGGCCACGGCAAGCTCGTCGAGGAACTGTGGGAGCACATGTGCGGCGACCAGCTGCACGAGCCGACCTTCGTCCGCGATTTCCCCGTGGAGACCTCGCCGTTGACGCGCGATCATCGCGACGTGCGTGGTGTCACCGAGAAATGGGATCTGTACGTCCGCGGTTTCGAACTTGCCACGGGCTACTCGGAACTCGTCGATCCGGTGATTCAGCGTGAGCGTTTCCTCGACCAGGCGCGTCTGGCCTCGGAAGGGGACGACGAGGCAATGGTGCTCGACGAGGATTTCCTCGCGGCGATGGAACAGGGAATGCCGCCGACCACGGGTACCGGAATGGGAATCGACCGCCTCCTCATGGCACTTACCGGTCTGGGAATCCGTGAAACAATCCTCTTCCCGATTGTCCGACCGAACACCCGTTAA
- a CDS encoding rhodanese-like domain-containing protein has translation MRAALVSATSVSTVAPVSDAAPVAFHRLAVERTYPTELSAAVARGAVVVDIRSHVERASQGTLPGALAISADLVAERLDPSGSGRLALAVDRDVEWILVSADGASSHGVVAELHAQGLRRVTHLVGGYDAIRAARLVGAVAEAQHVAQDVARVTAH, from the coding sequence ATGCGCGCTGCGCTTGTTTCCGCCACTTCTGTTTCCACTGTCGCTCCGGTTTCTGATGCCGCTCCGGTAGCCTTCCACCGACTTGCCGTCGAGCGCACGTACCCCACCGAACTGTCCGCAGCGGTCGCCCGCGGCGCCGTCGTCGTCGACATCCGCTCGCACGTCGAACGTGCTTCTCAGGGAACACTTCCCGGCGCGTTGGCCATCTCCGCCGATCTTGTCGCCGAGCGGCTCGATCCGAGCGGGTCGGGCCGTCTCGCTCTCGCCGTCGATCGCGACGTCGAATGGATCCTCGTCTCGGCCGACGGTGCAAGCTCGCACGGCGTGGTCGCCGAGTTGCACGCGCAGGGTCTGCGGCGGGTCACCCATCTCGTCGGTGGTTACGACGCCATCCGCGCCGCCCGCCTGGTCGGGGCGGTGGCCGAGGCCCAGCACGTCGCGCAGGACGTGGCGCGGGTCACCGCGCACTGA
- a CDS encoding type III pantothenate kinase, with amino-acid sequence MLLTVDVRNTNIVLGVFAGSGSNARLLRDWRVRTDPRMTADEIALLFRGLLGESAEQVTGVAALSTVPSVLRELRVMLDRYWSSVPHVVVEPGVRTGVPLLVDNPKEVGADRIVNSLAAYHFYGSPCIVVDFGTSTCVDVVSGKGEFLGGSIAPGVEISMDALASRSAALRKVELLRPRGVLGKNTVECMQSGAVFGFAGMVDGVVRRICAEVPGFDGDDVAVICTGDSAPLIMPESRTLEHHEPDLTLEGLRLVYERNQVRRAARGTAGSAERHSV; translated from the coding sequence GTGCTCCTCACCGTCGACGTCCGCAACACCAACATCGTCCTGGGGGTGTTCGCGGGCAGCGGGTCGAACGCGCGGCTGCTGCGCGACTGGCGCGTCCGTACCGATCCCAGGATGACCGCGGACGAGATCGCTCTGCTGTTCCGCGGTCTGCTCGGGGAATCCGCCGAGCAGGTCACCGGGGTCGCGGCCCTGTCGACCGTGCCATCGGTGTTGCGCGAGCTGCGCGTCATGCTCGACCGCTACTGGTCGTCGGTGCCCCACGTCGTGGTCGAGCCGGGTGTGCGGACGGGAGTGCCTCTGCTGGTGGACAACCCGAAGGAGGTCGGCGCCGACCGCATCGTCAACAGCCTGGCGGCCTACCACTTCTACGGATCTCCTTGCATCGTCGTGGATTTCGGAACCTCCACGTGCGTCGACGTCGTGTCGGGCAAGGGGGAGTTCCTCGGCGGTTCCATCGCTCCGGGTGTGGAGATCTCGATGGATGCGCTGGCGTCACGGTCCGCCGCGCTGCGCAAGGTCGAATTGCTCCGTCCCCGAGGCGTTCTGGGTAAGAACACCGTCGAGTGCATGCAGTCCGGGGCGGTCTTCGGGTTCGCCGGCATGGTCGACGGCGTCGTGCGGCGGATCTGCGCCGAGGTCCCCGGTTTCGACGGCGACGACGTGGCCGTGATCTGCACCGGCGACAGTGCGCCGCTGATCATGCCGGAGTCGCGCACCCTCGAGCACCACGAACCGGACCTGACCCTCGAAGGGTTGCGTCTGGTGTACGAACGGAACCAGGTGAGACGAGCGGCACGCGGAACTGCGGGTTCCGCTGAGCGCCATTCTGTGTAA
- the panD gene encoding aspartate 1-decarboxylase has protein sequence MFRTMMKSKIHRATVTHADLHYVGSVTVDQDLMDAADLLEGEQVCIVDIDNGARLETYVIAGERGSGIIGINGAAARLVSPGDLVILIAYGVMNEQECKDYNPRVVFVDADNRQVELGNDPAHAPEGSGLITPRMLSTLDSPSLV, from the coding sequence ATGTTCCGCACCATGATGAAGTCGAAGATCCACCGCGCCACGGTCACCCACGCGGATCTGCACTATGTCGGTTCGGTGACCGTCGACCAGGATCTGATGGACGCCGCGGATCTGCTCGAAGGTGAGCAGGTCTGCATCGTCGATATCGACAACGGCGCCCGGCTCGAGACGTATGTCATCGCCGGTGAGCGTGGTTCGGGCATCATCGGGATCAACGGGGCCGCAGCGCGTCTCGTGAGCCCCGGCGATCTCGTCATCCTCATTGCCTACGGTGTGATGAACGAGCAGGAGTGCAAGGACTACAACCCGCGCGTGGTGTTCGTCGACGCCGACAACCGTCAGGTCGAGCTCGGCAACGACCCCGCCCACGCTCCCGAGGGCTCGGGCCTGATCACGCCGCGGATGCTGTCGACCCTCGACTCCCCGTCCCTGGTCTAG
- the panC gene encoding pantoate--beta-alanine ligase encodes MSEAGQRGYVRGELTVHHDPAGLTKVTRALRGVGRTVALVPTMGALHTGHLELVRQAKLTGAVVVVSIFVNPLQFGKGEDLDAYPRTLDADLELLREAGVELAFVPSASAMYPHGPRTTIHPGPLGSELEGASRPGHFAGMLTVVAKLFNIAGPNAAYFGEKDYQQLTLIRQMVADLDLDIRIVGVPTVREQDGLALSSRNRYLDAEQREIATTLSAALVAGAHAAAGGAEAILSTAREVLSQSPQIEVDYLEVRGADLGPAPERGDGRLLVAARLGTTRLIDNVGVAVGTGFLERATGPVDPDAEDNLTTR; translated from the coding sequence GTGAGTGAAGCAGGGCAGCGCGGATACGTGCGAGGTGAACTGACCGTTCACCACGATCCCGCAGGCCTGACCAAGGTCACCCGGGCTCTGCGCGGCGTCGGCCGCACCGTCGCACTCGTACCGACGATGGGTGCGCTGCACACCGGTCACCTCGAGCTCGTGCGTCAGGCCAAGCTCACCGGTGCCGTCGTGGTGGTGTCGATCTTCGTCAACCCCCTGCAGTTCGGGAAGGGTGAGGACCTCGACGCCTACCCCCGCACCCTCGACGCCGACCTCGAACTGCTCCGTGAAGCCGGGGTCGAACTCGCGTTCGTCCCGTCGGCCTCCGCGATGTACCCGCACGGCCCTCGTACCACGATCCATCCCGGTCCGCTCGGATCGGAACTGGAAGGTGCTTCGCGCCCCGGCCATTTCGCTGGGATGCTGACGGTCGTCGCGAAGCTGTTCAACATCGCCGGTCCCAACGCCGCGTACTTCGGTGAGAAGGACTACCAGCAGCTCACCCTGATCCGTCAGATGGTCGCCGACCTCGATCTCGACATCCGCATCGTCGGTGTTCCCACAGTGCGAGAGCAGGACGGACTCGCACTGTCCTCCCGCAACCGCTATCTCGACGCCGAACAGCGCGAGATCGCGACCACGCTGTCGGCGGCCCTCGTCGCCGGTGCGCACGCCGCGGCGGGGGGAGCCGAGGCGATCCTGTCCACGGCGCGTGAGGTGCTCTCGCAGAGCCCGCAGATCGAGGTGGACTATCTCGAGGTGCGCGGTGCCGATCTCGGGCCTGCGCCCGAACGAGGCGACGGCCGACTGCTCGTCGCCGCGCGACTCGGCACCACACGGCTCATCGACAACGTCGGGGTCGCCGTCGGTACCGGCTTCCTCGAGCGCGCCACCGGCCCGGTGGATCCCGATGCCGAAGACAACCTGACGACCCGCTGA
- a CDS encoding Rossmann-like and DUF2520 domain-containing protein, with translation MNSFGITNAPAPARLSVGIVSAGRVGTALGAAFERVGHVVVACSAVSDVSRHRAATRLPESQILPVDEVAGRCNLLLLAVPDTELSSLVKGLAATGSVAAGTIVVHVSGAHGTAILEPLTEQGAVPLAIHPAMTFTGHDEDIDRISSACFGITAADEIGYAIAQSLVLEIGGEPVRVPESMRTTYHAALAHGSNHLVTLVADAVEALRSALQGEELLGQQLVDDAPGGVAERVLQPLLSAALDNVLRRGPSALTGPVARGDAKAVAAHLRALEAVDPQIAAGYRAMSLRSAQRAGSKPEVMAILEGAEYGE, from the coding sequence GTGAATTCCTTCGGGATCACCAACGCACCTGCGCCTGCGCGCCTGTCGGTAGGAATTGTGTCCGCCGGACGGGTCGGTACCGCACTCGGCGCGGCGTTCGAACGTGTCGGTCACGTCGTCGTGGCCTGCTCGGCGGTCTCCGACGTCTCCAGACACCGCGCCGCCACCCGTCTGCCCGAGTCCCAGATACTGCCGGTCGACGAGGTTGCCGGTCGCTGCAACCTCCTCCTCCTCGCCGTTCCCGATACCGAACTGTCGTCGCTGGTCAAGGGTCTGGCGGCCACCGGTTCGGTTGCTGCCGGCACGATCGTCGTCCACGTCTCCGGCGCTCATGGCACCGCGATCCTCGAGCCGCTGACCGAGCAGGGCGCCGTGCCCCTCGCGATCCACCCCGCGATGACCTTCACCGGCCACGACGAGGACATCGACCGAATCTCGTCCGCGTGTTTCGGCATCACGGCCGCCGACGAGATCGGTTACGCCATCGCTCAGTCCCTGGTCCTCGAGATCGGCGGCGAGCCGGTCCGCGTCCCCGAATCCATGCGGACGACCTACCACGCGGCCCTCGCACACGGCAGCAACCACCTGGTCACGCTGGTTGCCGACGCCGTGGAGGCGCTGCGCAGCGCCCTGCAGGGAGAGGAACTGCTCGGGCAGCAACTCGTCGACGACGCTCCCGGTGGAGTCGCCGAACGGGTCCTGCAACCGTTGCTCTCGGCGGCGCTCGACAACGTGCTGCGACGCGGACCCTCCGCCCTCACCGGGCCGGTCGCGCGCGGCGATGCGAAGGCGGTTGCTGCGCATCTGCGCGCGCTCGAGGCCGTCGATCCGCAGATCGCGGCGGGTTATCGGGCGATGTCGCTGCGGTCGGCGCAGCGGGCCGGTTCGAAGCCGGAAGTCATGGCAATTCTCGAAGGAGCTGAATACGGTGAGTGA